TGCCTCTTTGACACTTGGGGCTTGATGCACAACTACAAGTGGTGGCTTGTTTAGCACTAGCAAATCGTCATCTTCATAGATTATTGGTATATCAAATTTTACTTCATATAGATTTTTTTGCTCCTTTTTATCAGCAAATTCTACATTTACCATATCATTTAAATTTATAGCAAATGATGGCTTTGATATGATTTTACCATTTACGCTTACTAAATTTGATTTTATTAAATTTGTCGCTTGATTACGCGAAATTTGGAGCTTTAATGAGAGTGCGACATCAAGTCTTGATGGCAAAAGTTGAGTAAAATTTATCAAATTTGTCCTTTGTTTATGTTATAATCCAATCAAAAAGGCCTACACTTGATTAGATTAGATCGCCGTATTTTATCACATTTTGACTTTTTACAGTTTTTTTTGATTATTCCGATTATTGTATTTTCATATATTTTGGTATCTGAAGCTAATGAAACATTAGCAAATAAACAGCTTGTTTATTTTGGTATAGGGTTTTTATCGTTTTTTATACTTTTTTTGACACCGATTCGTAGACTTGAGTGGATTATACCATTATTTTATTGGATAAATATCGTGCTTTTAATAAGCGTTGATATATTTGGCGTTAGTAAACTTGGTGCTCAAAGGTGGCTAGAAATTCCATTTGTTCATTTTACACTTCAGCCGTCTGAGATAATGAAGCCAGCCTTTTTGCTAATGCTTGGTTATCTGATAAAACGTCGTCCTCCTGATGTCGATGGATATGGATTAAAGGATTTTTTACGCCTTAGCTTTTATATACTTTTACCATTTGTTTTGATACTAAAAGAGCCTGATCTAGGCACTGCACTCATACTTTTGCTAGTTGGATATGCGGTGCTTTTTGTCATCGGTGTTAATAAAAAAATTTGGTTTACGATATTTGTTAGTGTGGCGTGTTTGGCTCCTATAATGTATGAAAATTTGCACGATTATCAAAAAAAGCGTATTCATGATTTTATCGCAGAAGAGCCTAGTTATCACGTAAAGCAGAGCATTATTGCTATCGGCAGTGGTGGTCTTAGCGGTAAGCCAAAGGATGAGGCAACACAGACGCATTTTAAATTTTTACCAATTGCGACGAGTGATTTTATATTTGCTTATAATATAGAGCGTTTCGGCTTTTATGGTGCTTTGGGATTGCTTAGCCTTTATGGTGCTTTGATATTTCATCTTTTAAGTCTTAACTATGGATTAAAGGGCGATCATTTCACGCAGGTTATCACTACTGGGATTGCGGTGCTGATATTTATCTATGTTGGCGTAAATGTCTCTATGACTATAGGGTATGCTCCTGTCGTAGGGGTTCCATTGCCATTTTTTAGCTATGGCGGTAGTAGTTTTGTTACATTTATAGTGCTTTTTGGGATACTACAAAATTTGCTAACTTTTAGGTTTGATCCTATGTATCGCTCGGTCAAGATAAAGCTTTAATTCTAAATTTATGGAAAATTGAATATTTATGCAAAAGTAGTTCGCTATAAGAGAATAGTAACTTTATGCTATGTTTAGTGCAAAGTGATATGAAATTTTATTATGTTTGGTCTTAAAATTTAATATGTAAAATTTTAGAATACTTTAAATTTGTTTTTGGTTTATGTGGATATTTTAGCCATAAAATTTGATTATACCTTTTTCAAAAACTCGGTTTTTAGCACGATAACGCCCATTTCGTATATCTTGCACTCTACTTTATTATCTTTATTATCTCTTTGTTTGCAAGCTTCATATTTTTAGTCATCTCTCCACGTTTTAGCGTTGCACTAGCGTCTTACTTTATTCCTGCATTTAGTTCTGTTTGTGTATTTTGATACAATATTTCTTTAAATTTTGGGAGTTTTTAAGAAATGTGGTGGGTTCACCAGGACTCGAACCTGGGACCATCCGGTTATGAGCCGGATGCTCTAACCAACTGAGCTATGAACCCATCAAGTTAAAATGAAATGTGATTATACAAGATTTTAGCTTATTTAAATATAAAATTTTCACTAATTTTACTTAGTAAAAGGTAAAAATTTGATTATTTATTTAAATTTGTTAAGTTCTGTTCCGATTTTTTGCTATCTTTTGGCATAAAAGTGTTACTTTTTTTGTTATTAAAATTGTTTGAAAATCCACCATAGTTTTGGCTATTTCTGCCATGCATATCTATAAGCCCATCATTTTTGCCACCAACTTTATAATTATTAGCCGATGAAGCACCAAATGCCATAACACACATAAATGAAATTATTATAAATTTATTCAAATTTTAGCCTTAAAAGCCCTAAAATAGGGCTTTATTTTATCATTTATAGTTTTTGATAGCTT
This portion of the Campylobacter anatolicus genome encodes:
- a CDS encoding FtsW/RodA/SpoVE family cell cycle protein, translating into MIRLDRRILSHFDFLQFFLIIPIIVFSYILVSEANETLANKQLVYFGIGFLSFFILFLTPIRRLEWIIPLFYWINIVLLISVDIFGVSKLGAQRWLEIPFVHFTLQPSEIMKPAFLLMLGYLIKRRPPDVDGYGLKDFLRLSFYILLPFVLILKEPDLGTALILLLVGYAVLFVIGVNKKIWFTIFVSVACLAPIMYENLHDYQKKRIHDFIAEEPSYHVKQSIIAIGSGGLSGKPKDEATQTHFKFLPIATSDFIFAYNIERFGFYGALGLLSLYGALIFHLLSLNYGLKGDHFTQVITTGIAVLIFIYVGVNVSMTIGYAPVVGVPLPFFSYGGSSFVTFIVLFGILQNLLTFRFDPMYRSVKIKL